In Candidatus Kryptoniota bacterium, the sequence TGTCAATCTTCTCGTCGACAAATCCGCGTTCGAATTCCTGATTGTTCGCCGCGAAATGTTTTACGGTAGCGGCGACCTTCTCGCTCTGTACACCCTGGATATAGCTCACAGCCATTCTCGATGCGAGGTAGGGGTCCTCGCCGTAGCTCTCGAAGTCTCTTCCGCCGATCGGCAGCCGCGCGATATTGACGCACGGCCCGAGTATGACGTCCCTTCCTTTTCCCCTCAGCTCTTCTCCGATGGATTTGCCGACACGGTTGATGAGTGAGGTGTCCCATGATGCTGCCATTGCCATGCCGGCCGGAAATGCGGTTGATCTTCCCCACCTGACGCCGAGCGGTCCATCCGACATTTTCAGTTCGGGAATTCCGAGGCGTTCGTTGGGCTTCGTCGCGAACCCGGTACCTCCAAGCATCGATAGCTTCTCGTCCATCGTCATTCTTCCCAGAAGATCTTCAACACGTTGATCTACCGGTAGGTTCGGATTTTTATAAACTGGCACAGTAGACCCCTGCGGTCTTGGTCCTGCACCCGACGTCAAGAGAGATATAGCCGCTGCAAAGACCACTACAATTGAATCCGGAAGAAATCTGTTCATGCTCTTTCCTTTCACAGATATTGTTCAAAGTTCGATACTGACCTGAGATTTTTCGATTCTGTATTTTAGACAAGCTTCAATTATCATTGTTCAGAGAATCCAGTTGAAATATACGAGACAAGCCTGAAAGATGTTGATTTTGATGGAATCCTGACTATCTTTTTATGTTAAGAAACAAATCCCTTGAACAAATTCATAATTATTATACTTGACGTCATCGTGGTCGCAATAGTGGCATACTTTAGCTGGTTTCTTGCCACAGACTACCAGACCTTCCAGGGAAGATTTCATTTGCCGTTCGTGCTGTGGGTGATCGACACTGTCGATCTTTTCATACATGAGGGCGGACACTTCTTTTTCGGATTCATGGGGAGAATGATTTACTTCATGGGCGGGTCGTTGATGCAGATTGTCCTCCCGTCTCTTGCGGTCTGGGTCTTCCTTAAATCCGGATACCGCACGCTCATCGCTACATTATACTGGCTCGGCCAGAATCTTGTAAATGTTTCCGTGTACATCGGCGACGCTCCATATAAAAGGCTCCCGCTCATTTCGGACAGCGCGATACACGACTGGAACTGGATCTTTAACCAAGCGGGAATGATGAACGAGGCCGGGACGATCTCAGGAATTGTTCTCGTTCTGGGAATTATTTCCTGTTGCGGAGCCGTGGTGACCGCGCTGTTCTTCCTCGAGGCCGATGTCCGTGCTGCCTTCTCCGCGGAAGAGAATGATTAAGCACGTGGTGTTTTTCAAATTCCATCCGGGCACGCCGGATGAAGAAAAGTCGAAAATGGAAAACGGGTTGAGAAATCTTCGGTCACACATCCCCGAGATAAAGAATTTCGAATTGGGAAAAGATGTTGTTCATTCAGAGCGATCGTTCGACTTCGCGCTGATCGGTACGTTCGACGACCTGGAGTCGCTGAAGAAATACGCTGCGCACCCCGAACATCAGAAAGTTTTGAAACTTATCAACCGGATCTGCGGTAGTATCAAATCGGTGGACTTTGAAACTTAACAAACGGATGGTCTCAAGTCATATGGAGGGAACCGGTTAAGAATGTCTGAAGTA encodes:
- a CDS encoding Dabb family protein, which encodes MIKHVVFFKFHPGTPDEEKSKMENGLRNLRSHIPEIKNFELGKDVVHSERSFDFALIGTFDDLESLKKYAAHPEHQKVLKLINRICGSIKSVDFET